The genomic interval CGGGGTGCAAACAAAAGAAAAGCCCACCCCAAAAAAAGGGGAAGTCTTTCTACCGTAATTAATGTCCGGTATCTGAGGGGACCGTCCGGTTATCGCGATCTACAAACAGCAAGCGTTAGCAAGCCAGTCAAAGGCAGATCGTACTTATCCTTAGAACAGCCAAGCGGGGTGCTTAGCGTAACTGGTCCCTGTAATTTAAAAGGAGTTCTAAGGTCTATCGTCTATTAGGTAGGACGGAGTACGAAACAGGTACACTGCCCTTGCAATGATTCGATTCTGTAAAAAACAGAATCAACACAACCGGATTTGGACGGACGATGACCTTCTAAGCACTAAAAGTGAAGCGGGTCAAGTGTTTTCTTTGATGGGAGAATTGTAATAATCATTCAATAATAAAGCAGAATTAGTTTTTAATTTTTTAATTTAAATTAAGGGGCTATATAAGATAACTAATCTATAATATTCTTAGTGAACTGTTTCAATATATTAAGTCGTTTTGGCAGATAGTAGTTGCAAAACAGCACTCACATTTCTTAAAAAATAGAGGAAAATCTTTGGCTGGGATATCATCAAATTTTCTATGTAACGTTTGGCTTGTTTCCAAAAGATCTTAATTCCATTACCCATTAATATGTATATACTTTCCCGTCCTGTTTAAGAAGTTCAAAAACGGGAATTTTATCTGCTACATTACGAGCTCTCTTGTCATTTAGACTGCCACTAAAATGACTTTCATCTATTTCTAATTAACCAGAAAGTAATTCTTTATTCTTTGACTTTCGGTGATGATTTCTTCGAGTCGATGAAATAGTAAACGGCTATTTTTAATATTTGTACCAACATGATCAGTTGCATAATGGGTTGTGGCGCCAATTACAAAAAGCTATAGTAACTATAGTTGCTTTTCTTTTGTTGTCACAGCCTCTTTAGGACTTTTACTGGAGCTAAGTCAGGATCTTTAAGCCCAAATCTATTCTTACTTTAGCTGGCTGTATTTTTTGATTTTTCAAATTCTTCGAGATTCTTTGAAATAAAGTTTTTGTAGAAGTCTTTTGTAATGTTTCTTGCATAACTGTATAATTCAACGTCGTATTTGTTATATGAGATAATTTGATTGAACAATTCATCTCCAAGTTCTTTTCTGTAGTTTCTATATGATTTAGGTTTTGAAATTACATTTAGTTTTTCATAAAAAATATCATCAAAGTTGCATAGCTTAGACAATATGAATGTCGACTCATTGTATTTTTCTAGAAAACCAATGAAATCAAAATAGTAATGCATGTTAGTGATTGCATTGGTATAGTTGTTCTGGTTTATAAAATTTATATCTTTTCCTAGATTGTTCGTGAACGATCTAACATAAACATTAGTAGCTTGTTTGAAATAAGCTAATGTTGCTGTTTTTTTATATTTTGATTGTATTGGAACATCAAAAAAGAATTCTTCTAAAGTTAGCGGAGATGTGAAATGGTTTGATTTTTTGAGATAATAAAACCATGATACGGCTCTAGATACAGGCTCGCGTAAGAAGGTAAATCTAAAAAAAGAGTTGGGAATTATGGGCAGTATGTTTGATCTATAGTGCCCCATAAAGCAATTCTTTTGGGGGAACAGGTCTAAATTGTTTTCATATAAAAGGTCTGATCCTGCGTTAGGGCCTCTACTGTTAGCACAGCTATCATATATTTGGTTTTCGCCATAATTTTTTAGGAGTAAGTTCCTGAGAGAAGTTCCAGCAGTTTTGGTAATATGGAAAAAAAATATTTTCTTCATTTTTGATGTCCTATTTATACTATTCAAGTGAAAATATTGGGGGCAGTACCAGATAATTGCCCATATGTTTCTTAACCTACTTATTAATAGTTAAAATGCCATTCATTGCCATTTAAAAATAGATGAAAATGTTTTTGGATACCATTAAATTTTCTTATTTGACGTTTGGACTGTTTTCCAAATGTTTTTAATTCTATTAATATACTTGTAACTGTCAGAAACAATTTTGAGTAGTTGATTCTGAAGAGCTTGAACTCAGAAATATCTAAAATATTATATCTGCGTAAATAGTTAGAGTAGACAATGGTGTTTGGCTTAAGCTTTTCTTAAATAATTCGCTACAAAGTTTTGTACATGGCGTAATAATTCATCTGTATGTATACTTTTTAGGCTAGTTTAAGAATTCAAAAGCAAGTTTCATTCCTATCTCAAACATTACGTTAGAATTTTTACTGCTTACATCATACAACAATTTCATTGTTATATATGTTGGTTACGATTCTTTGATGGATGATTCCGATTTCATCTTTCATCAGCGTCGCTTACGAGTCTACTCTCAAATCCAGACATGGTAATAGAACTTTTAAGAATGGTTTGCTCATTTTTCCAGTGGTGCTGAGGGCAGTCTGGCATCCCAGAGATGGGCATTATCAGTCCGCATATTGGTTTATTGCTAGACTTGTCATCCGAGGGGGCTTTGTCATTTTTTTTGTTTTGAGTCATATTTAATATCCAGACTTATTTATAAATTTAAAATATTCTCAATTATATAATATATAGTCAAGGGGTAGTATGTTATTATCTAATTATCAGTTCAGACAAATCCTACCCTCTAAAAAATATTGATCTACTCCATTTCTATAGATAATAAACTCTATTAGGAGTGAATTATGAAAAATCTTCTTTCTTGCCTTTTCATCAGCTTATGTCTCATTTTCCTGACTTCAGCCTGCAATTCCACTCCCGAAAGTTCTACCAGAACTTCTAAAAAGTGGAAACTGGACCTGCCTGATATTTTAAAAGACAAACTCCCGATACGTGTTCTGGTCTGTTATAACCGCACAAATTTTTTCACAGTTAAAGGGGCAACAAAGGGTCTTGAACATGATCTTATGCTGGCTTACAAGAAATACTTGTCTAAAGAATCAAAAGACGAACAAGTGCGTATGGTCTTTATTGCCTTGCCGTTTGAGGAACTTATCCCTGCACTTCTTGAAGGCAGAGGGGATATTATAGCCGCAGGGCTGACGGTTACGTCTAATCGTGAAAAGAAAGTCGCTTTTGCCTCTTCATATATGGAAGGGATATCTGACATAGTTGTCGGATCGCGAAAAGCTGATCCTATTTCAAAGTTGACTGATCTTGCAGGTAAAACTGTTTATGTGATGGCGGGGAGCAGCTACAAAGCTCGTCTTGAAGCTTTAAATTCCGGTTTTAAAAAGAAAGGGCTTAAGACCGTAAATATAGTTCAAGCAGATAAACATCTTGTCACAGAAGATCTGCTGGAAATGGCCGAACGCAGTATGATTGAATATACTGTCGCTGAAAGCCATATTGCTGAACTTTGGAAAACCGCTTTGCCGGATATTAGACTTTATAAAGACGCCCCTTTGCACATCGGCGGCGAGGTCGCATGGGCTGTTCGGCCTTCCAGCAAAGAATTGCAGAAAAGTTTGAGCGAATTTGCAGCAACAGTCCGGCAGGGAACGCTTATGGGGAACATGGTTTTTAAGCGTTACTTTGTAAATACAAGCTGGGTTCTTAGTCCATCTATGGTTATAGGGTGGAAGGAAATGCAGCCTCTGACTGAAGTTTTTAAGAAGTACGGGGAGAAATATAATTTTGATTGGCTGAAGCTTTTGGCGGTTGCGTATCAGGAATCAGGTCTTGATATGAATAAATCAAGCCATAGAGGAGCTGTCGGCATTATGCAGATTAAGCCTTCGACCGCGGCGGATAAAAACGTTGATGTTAAAAATATTAATACGCTTGATGGCAATGTACATGCGGGGGCTAAGTATCTTAGATTTTTGCGTGACAGATATTTTAAAGACGTAGCAAAAGATGCGCAGGCTGATTTTGCTCTTGCCGCTTATAATGCCGGGCCTAACCGTATCATTAAACTTAGAAAGCAAGCTGAAGATATGGGGCTTGATCCTGATCAATGGTTCGGAAACGTGGAATACGCCGCTTACAAGGAAATAGGGGCTGAAACTCCTACATATGTCGCCAATATTCAAATGAACTATGCTTTTTATAAATCAGCGGCCAATGTTCTTGTTAAGCGGATTGAAGTGAAAAAGTGAGAAGTCAGCTACCAATACATAATTAATGGAAGGTGCGGCCTTAAGTCATATATTTTTTGCTGTGTGTGCTCATCAAATTCAAGTTCAAGCAAATATTCTTTGCCTTTGGTAATTGCAAAATTATGTAGTTTTGAAGCACAAATTGCTGCTGGCGATAAATTTTCTGAGTCTGGCGTTATCAGCCGTACACTGGTTAGCTCATTAATACCTGCAGGATGTTCTAACGGCTTTCGGCCGGGGGTTCATCAGGGTGTTTAGAAAACGATAAATAAAACCACATCGGTTCAGCGAGATTTATAGGGGCTACGTCAATATTTAGCGACGTAGGTAAATAGCGCGGTTTATAATCCCGGCAAGGGAATGGAGCTGCGGACTCGTCTTGACTCGTTGGTCTGAAGCAAATTCCGAATGGAGCGATATCAAGGGAATTTGAAGTAAGCCGTTCAAAAAGATGTAATTGGTTTGTGGTTTCATTCTGACACTCATCAATCTTTTCGACAAACAGCAGCTCAAGACAAAAATTCTTAAAAAAGAACCTTCGGTTTGCTGTTCCTTGCCCTGCATGTTGATTAGAAGATCCTTTATTTAAACCTATCTTTTTAAGAAGTTCAGCCTCAGGCGCATTGTGCTTGGCTTTTATGAATATATGGTCAGTTTCCATTATATATTATCATAACAATATTAATATATTAGGACATAATTGATGCCATATTGTAGCTAACTCAAGATGCACTTGAAGCATTGAATGAGCTTTCAAAAGCAGCACTTCCTCCGCTTCCCGATCCGGCACGCAATAAAGAAGTTATACTCTGATCAGTGATTCAACTTGTTTAGGACCTAATTCCATACGGTAAAACAGACGGTAGAACTCTCTGGTTTCGCGTACAATGTCCCAGTTGAACCACTCTGGGTAGAGCAGATTTGTAAGCCAGATTAATCCCATAAGTCTATTGATGGATGGAGGGCGATCGAACCAGTTGTACATGGCCCCCGGTGGTTCGTAGATATTATCGCTTCGGGTAGCTTTAAGCTGGGACCAGAATGGATCGGTTTTAACCCGGTTGTATAGCCGCTGTTGTGATTTACCTTCATCTGAAAGCATGATGATAAAGTCCGGATTCCAGCGTGCCAAGTCCACAGCGCATACTGGAGTGCGTCCGCATCCGCGCTGTTCGTGAACTTCGGCAATATTTATTCCTCCGGCGTATTCTATAATTTCGCCATGCCGTGATTTTCGCGGCTCTGTGAGCAGTCCAGTCGGGGACTGGGCATAATAGACGGTGCGGCGAGCTCTTAGTGGAATTTGTGCAATGGTTTTCTGAATTTTGAAAAATTTATCCTCGAAATACTCGGCTAGTATGTTGCCTCTGTCATTTGCGCCAACTATTGATCCGACCCTCCTCAGAACTTCTGCGGTGCATTCGAGTCCTCCGTCGTAGATCAGCACCGGAATCCCTAATTCCTGCTGAAGCTGTTCTGCCTCGTTTACTTCAATTTCGTCTATGGCGAAAAGTGATAAGGAGAGTATCAAATCTACCTTATTTTGCTGTACGGCTTCCTTGTTGAAGGTGTTTTTGCCTCCCCCGAAGTTTCCACCAATGACACCTAGAACAGGTAATGAAAGGTAATCTTGATCTGCCAGCATGCGTTCGGGCGGCATAGGCGGCATGCCTAGTCCTGCTATTTTTTCAGGAGCCAAGGCGAAGAGCAGTGATGTGACCATGGGATTATATCCAAAAACTTTGTTGATCTGAATTTTGACTGAGACATTACGTCCGGCCATGTCTTTGGCTAATCTTGTTTCAGGCATGTTTACGGGTTTGAATTCCACCATGTTAACCTCTTTTATTTTATGCTGTAAGTTCATTTTTGTATCCGGTGTGTCGTAGTTTTTTTTATTGTTTCCAAATGCCGATCCGACTGTATTGTCAGACAGTAGTTCGGTCACAGTCTTATGAATGAAGTCTGTTGTCCTGTTTGAAGAAGAATGTGAAATTTGTTTTTCGTATACAATACGGCCCGGCGACGGGGCGAGAATCACGATGCGGTGACTTATCCGCACGGCTTCAAACAGATCGTGGGTCACGAATACCGCTGAAAGCCCGCGCTCAATAATAAGTTCAA from Desulfovibrio gilichinskyi carries:
- a CDS encoding sulfotransferase family 2 domain-containing protein produces the protein MKKIFFFHITKTAGTSLRNLLLKNYGENQIYDSCANSRGPNAGSDLLYENNLDLFPQKNCFMGHYRSNILPIIPNSFFRFTFLREPVSRAVSWFYYLKKSNHFTSPLTLEEFFFDVPIQSKYKKTATLAYFKQATNVYVRSFTNNLGKDINFINQNNYTNAITNMHYYFDFIGFLEKYNESTFILSKLCNFDDIFYEKLNVISKPKSYRNYRKELGDELFNQIISYNKYDVELYSYARNITKDFYKNFISKNLEEFEKSKNTAS
- a CDS encoding lytic transglycosylase F; the encoded protein is MKNLLSCLFISLCLIFLTSACNSTPESSTRTSKKWKLDLPDILKDKLPIRVLVCYNRTNFFTVKGATKGLEHDLMLAYKKYLSKESKDEQVRMVFIALPFEELIPALLEGRGDIIAAGLTVTSNREKKVAFASSYMEGISDIVVGSRKADPISKLTDLAGKTVYVMAGSSYKARLEALNSGFKKKGLKTVNIVQADKHLVTEDLLEMAERSMIEYTVAESHIAELWKTALPDIRLYKDAPLHIGGEVAWAVRPSSKELQKSLSEFAATVRQGTLMGNMVFKRYFVNTSWVLSPSMVIGWKEMQPLTEVFKKYGEKYNFDWLKLLAVAYQESGLDMNKSSHRGAVGIMQIKPSTAADKNVDVKNINTLDGNVHAGAKYLRFLRDRYFKDVAKDAQADFALAAYNAGPNRIIKLRKQAEDMGLDPDQWFGNVEYAAYKEIGAETPTYVANIQMNYAFYKSAANVLVKRIEVKK
- a CDS encoding ATP-binding cassette domain-containing protein; translation: MNLGAEKFRKHHEDYTHAMLTWKNISHDYGANPVLAGINLQVNPGEILALTGRSGCGKTSLLNMAAGLLVPTDGQVINSFSHTACVFQDPRLLPWRNSLDNIAFGLKAMGKSSASRLAKAGELAERIGLRPCDMTKYPHELSGGMQQRVSLARALAVEPDLLLLDEPFSALDIGLRRELQDLVLELIIERGLSAVFVTHDLFEAVRISHRIVILAPSPGRIVYEKQISHSSSNRTTDFIHKTVTELLSDNTVGSAFGNNKKNYDTPDTKMNLQHKIKEVNMVEFKPVNMPETRLAKDMAGRNVSVKIQINKVFGYNPMVTSLLFALAPEKIAGLGMPPMPPERMLADQDYLSLPVLGVIGGNFGGGKNTFNKEAVQQNKVDLILSLSLFAIDEIEVNEAEQLQQELGIPVLIYDGGLECTAEVLRRVGSIVGANDRGNILAEYFEDKFFKIQKTIAQIPLRARRTVYYAQSPTGLLTEPRKSRHGEIIEYAGGINIAEVHEQRGCGRTPVCAVDLARWNPDFIIMLSDEGKSQQRLYNRVKTDPFWSQLKATRSDNIYEPPGAMYNWFDRPPSINRLMGLIWLTNLLYPEWFNWDIVRETREFYRLFYRMELGPKQVESLIRV